The proteins below come from a single Myxosarcina sp. GI1 genomic window:
- the bchL gene encoding ferredoxin:protochlorophyllide reductase (ATP-dependent) iron-sulfur ATP-binding protein, which yields MSQIRLAVYGKGGIGKSTTSCNISAALAKRGKKVLQIGCDPKHDSTFTLTGFLIPTIIDTLQEKDFHYEDIWPEDVIYEGYGGVHCVEAGGPPAGAGCGGYVVGETVKLLKELNAFDEYDVILFDVLGDVVCGGFAAPLNYADYCMIVTDNGFDALFAANRIAASVREKARTHSLRLAGLIGNRTSKRDLIDKYISHVAMPVLEILPLIEDIRVSRVKGKTLFEMAEGDPSLEFVCNYYLNIADQILAQPEGVVPSEAQDRDLFSLLSDYYLNPPVENQKPTEEEELDLMMV from the coding sequence ATGAGTCAAATTAGATTAGCAGTTTATGGCAAAGGCGGTATCGGCAAATCTACGACTAGCTGTAATATTTCCGCAGCCTTAGCAAAAAGAGGCAAAAAAGTTTTACAGATTGGTTGCGATCCCAAGCACGACAGTACCTTTACCCTCACGGGCTTTTTGATTCCCACGATTATCGATACGTTACAAGAAAAAGATTTTCATTACGAAGATATTTGGCCCGAAGATGTAATCTATGAAGGGTATGGCGGCGTTCACTGCGTAGAAGCTGGTGGTCCTCCTGCTGGTGCTGGTTGTGGTGGTTATGTTGTGGGTGAAACCGTTAAGCTACTCAAAGAATTAAACGCTTTTGACGAATACGATGTCATTCTCTTTGACGTACTCGGTGACGTGGTTTGTGGTGGTTTTGCCGCACCCCTCAACTATGCGGACTACTGCATGATTGTTACCGATAATGGTTTTGATGCTTTGTTTGCTGCCAACCGCATTGCTGCATCGGTTAGAGAGAAAGCCCGTACACATTCATTGCGTCTGGCTGGTTTAATTGGCAACCGTACTTCTAAAAGAGATTTAATTGATAAATATATCTCTCACGTAGCGATGCCAGTCTTAGAAATCTTGCCTTTAATTGAAGATATTCGCGTTTCTCGCGTTAAAGGAAAAACTCTCTTTGAAATGGCTGAGGGCGATCCTTCTTTAGAATTTGTCTGCAACTACTATCTCAATATTGCCGATCAGATTTTGGCACAGCCAGAAGGTGTAGTTCCTAGCGAAGCCCAAGACAGAGATTTATTCTCGTTGCTGTCTGACTATTATCTCAATCCTCCTGTTGAAAATCAAAAACCAACAGAAGAAGAAGAGTTAGATTTGATGATGGTTTAG
- a CDS encoding NAD(P)/FAD-dependent oxidoreductase, translated as MNVIVIGGGAAGFFGAIAAAETDRKLKVTLIEAGRKPLAKVRISGGGRCNVTHNCFDPALLVQNYPRGGKALRGAFTRFQPRDTVNWFESRGVKLKTEVDGRMFPVTDNSETIINCLTEAAAKAGVVLRTGVGVKSVTKPNDNFQIELKNGEVLNCDRLLIATGSNPLGHRWAKNFGHKIESPVPSLFTFNIKDVRLQDLAGVSVQNVRVKLGTGKNKLEQTGALLITHWGISGPAVLKLSAWSARNLFDRKYADNLEINWLPEYNAEFLKNYLLQIKTESPKKKILGYCPLKLPKRLWQSLINYVGISEQKIWTELSKKESNKLVAELVQGQYQIKGKGVFKDEFVTCGGVSIKEINFKTMESKKCANLYFAGEVLDIDGVTGGFNFQSAWTTSWLAGKTIAS; from the coding sequence TTGAACGTAATTGTTATTGGTGGTGGTGCGGCTGGTTTTTTTGGAGCGATCGCCGCAGCCGAAACCGATCGTAAACTTAAAGTTACTTTAATTGAAGCAGGTCGTAAACCCCTGGCCAAAGTCCGAATATCTGGTGGCGGTAGGTGTAACGTTACCCATAACTGTTTCGATCCTGCCCTGTTAGTGCAAAACTATCCTAGAGGCGGTAAAGCTTTGCGGGGTGCATTTACCCGTTTTCAACCCAGAGATACTGTCAACTGGTTTGAGTCTCGCGGTGTCAAGTTAAAAACCGAAGTTGATGGCAGAATGTTTCCCGTTACCGATAACTCAGAAACTATTATTAATTGCTTGACAGAAGCCGCAGCTAAAGCAGGAGTTGTTTTACGTACTGGTGTAGGAGTTAAGTCGGTAACTAAACCTAACGATAATTTTCAAATCGAACTAAAAAACGGCGAAGTGTTAAACTGCGATCGCTTATTAATCGCAACAGGAAGTAACCCATTAGGACATCGTTGGGCAAAAAACTTCGGTCATAAAATCGAGTCGCCAGTACCCTCTTTGTTTACTTTTAATATTAAAGATGTGCGTTTGCAGGATTTGGCAGGAGTCAGCGTACAAAATGTAAGAGTCAAACTAGGTACGGGCAAAAATAAGCTAGAACAAACGGGCGCATTATTAATTACTCATTGGGGCATTAGTGGTCCTGCCGTTCTTAAACTATCTGCCTGGAGTGCCAGAAATTTGTTCGATCGCAAATATGCCGATAATTTAGAAATCAACTGGCTACCAGAATACAACGCAGAGTTTTTAAAAAATTATTTATTACAGATAAAAACTGAAAGCCCAAAGAAAAAAATACTAGGTTATTGTCCGTTAAAATTGCCTAAAAGACTATGGCAAAGCTTAATTAATTATGTCGGTATTTCAGAGCAAAAGATCTGGACTGAGTTAAGCAAAAAAGAATCAAATAAACTAGTAGCCGAACTTGTGCAAGGACAATATCAAATAAAGGGTAAAGGTGTATTTAAAGATGAATTTGTTACCTGTGGTGGTGTAAGCATCAAAGAAATTAATTTCAAAACTATGGAAAGCAAAAAATGTGCCAATCTTTATTTTGCAGGTGAAGTTTTAGATATCGATGGTGTTACTGGCGGCTTTAATTTTCAGAGTGCTTGGACTACATCTTGGTTAGCAGGAAAGACGATCGCTTCGTAA
- a CDS encoding DUF1993 domain-containing protein, whose protein sequence is MQSQNIDSIKTIFQSRLTTLEHLLKLAQSHFDGNESFLQKRIVADMLPLGTQIAFTCNQPRNFALWCDGKPMDNLDPEVTSLALAYEHIANTQGLLSGIKVKDEKLSEVTRLDEKDLYIEMSGSVYVNDFLIPNFYFHLVTAYDILRMAGVSIGKRDYMMHLVPFIKKA, encoded by the coding sequence ATGCAAAGTCAAAATATAGATTCAATTAAAACTATCTTCCAAAGTCGTCTAACGACTCTCGAACACCTGTTAAAGTTGGCTCAGTCTCATTTTGATGGTAATGAATCTTTCCTTCAGAAGCGAATCGTAGCTGATATGCTTCCACTTGGTACACAGATCGCTTTTACCTGCAATCAACCACGCAACTTTGCTTTGTGGTGCGATGGCAAACCAATGGATAATCTAGATCCAGAAGTCACATCCTTGGCACTGGCATACGAACACATAGCAAATACTCAAGGACTTCTTTCGGGCATTAAAGTCAAAGATGAAAAGCTAAGTGAAGTTACGCGCCTCGACGAAAAAGATCTCTATATCGAGATGTCTGGTAGCGTCTATGTAAATGACTTTCTAATTCCAAACTTCTACTTTCATCTAGTCACGGCTTACGACATTCTACGCATGGCAGGTGTATCCATTGGAAAACGAGATTACATGATGCACCTGGTTCCCTTTATCAAGAAGGCATGA
- a CDS encoding YcjF family protein, whose protein sequence is MNESDERDLPHSDKEKVSSSNAIDDWKNRAVGIWQGATGRLKKMLPVEQIGKTAASWFEVSDSRIAEILAAVRTELPTTEAMLIGKPQAGKSSIVRGLTGVSAQIIGQGFRPHTQHTQRYAYPSEDLPLLIFTDTVGLGDIKQNTQIIIEELEREIETENRCAKILILTVKINDFATDTLKQTAVQLREKYPQIPCLLAVTCLHEVYPGDVINHPVYPPEYESIQRAFSAIENDFKDLCDRSVLIDFTLEEDEYQPVFYGLEAFKEALSELLPEAESRAIYQLLDKKAEDELGNIYRNAARRYLVAFSTIAATLAAVPLPFATMPALTAVQVSLVGLLGKLYGQTLSPSQAGGVASAIAGGFFAQAIGRELIKFIPGFGSVIAASWAAAYTWALGEGACVYFGDLMGGKKPDPQKIQSVMNEAFKSAKERFKGMEN, encoded by the coding sequence AGAAAAAGTTAGTAGTTCTAATGCAATTGACGATTGGAAAAATCGTGCTGTGGGTATTTGGCAGGGAGCTACAGGGCGTTTGAAAAAAATGCTGCCTGTCGAACAGATAGGAAAGACTGCTGCTAGTTGGTTTGAGGTTAGCGACTCTAGAATTGCCGAGATTTTAGCAGCTGTGAGAACTGAGTTACCAACTACAGAAGCAATGTTAATTGGTAAGCCTCAAGCTGGTAAAAGTTCTATCGTTCGTGGTTTGACAGGAGTTTCGGCACAAATTATCGGACAGGGTTTTCGTCCCCATACACAGCATACTCAAAGATATGCCTATCCTTCTGAAGATTTACCGCTATTAATCTTTACCGACACCGTCGGGTTAGGAGACATCAAACAAAACACCCAAATAATTATTGAAGAATTAGAGCGAGAAATAGAAACCGAAAATCGCTGTGCCAAAATTCTTATTCTAACGGTAAAAATTAACGATTTTGCTACCGATACCTTAAAACAGACTGCGGTACAGCTACGGGAAAAGTATCCTCAAATTCCCTGTCTGCTAGCGGTGACTTGTCTGCATGAAGTTTATCCAGGTGATGTTATCAATCATCCTGTTTATCCTCCCGAATACGAATCAATACAGAGAGCTTTTAGCGCGATCGAAAATGATTTTAAAGACTTGTGCGATCGCTCGGTGCTAATTGATTTTACTCTAGAAGAAGACGAATATCAGCCCGTATTTTATGGTTTAGAAGCTTTCAAAGAAGCCCTATCTGAATTACTGCCCGAAGCCGAGTCTCGCGCTATCTATCAGCTATTAGATAAAAAAGCCGAAGATGAATTGGGCAATATTTACCGCAATGCAGCGCGACGTTATCTGGTTGCTTTTTCGACTATCGCCGCAACTCTAGCAGCCGTACCCCTTCCTTTTGCAACTATGCCCGCACTTACCGCGGTACAGGTGTCTTTAGTAGGCTTACTCGGTAAGTTGTACGGACAAACTCTATCTCCTTCTCAGGCTGGTGGTGTCGCTAGCGCGATCGCTGGTGGCTTTTTTGCTCAGGCAATTGGTAGAGAGTTAATTAAGTTTATTCCTGGTTTTGGTAGCGTTATCGCCGCTTCTTGGGCTGCTGCCTATACCTGGGCTTTGGGTGAAGGTGCCTGCGTCTATTTTGGCGATCTTATGGGTGGCAAAAAACCCGATCCCCAAAAGATACAATCGGTAATGAATGAAGCGTTTAAATCGGCAAAAGAAAGGTTTAAAGGTATGGAAAATTAG